A portion of the Leifsonia sp. EB41 genome contains these proteins:
- a CDS encoding DUF4176 domain-containing protein, which produces MTLELAGRLLGLGSVVRLESESHSGLFVVLARGAFRPDSDLDEVVPRYLVGPHPYGETPDQETFPILAGDVREVVHEGYTDEADAAFLEDLLDQMQNGRRGTTRAQQFTEPLTAIPEAREVVAEGGSAPTRGDPFSELRRLVDPEYQGSES; this is translated from the coding sequence ATGACGCTCGAACTCGCCGGCAGGTTGCTCGGCTTAGGATCCGTCGTCCGGCTCGAGAGCGAGAGCCACTCCGGCTTGTTCGTCGTTCTGGCGCGCGGAGCCTTCCGTCCGGACAGCGATCTGGACGAGGTCGTTCCTCGCTACCTGGTCGGGCCGCATCCCTACGGCGAAACGCCTGATCAGGAGACTTTTCCGATCCTGGCCGGTGACGTCCGCGAAGTCGTTCACGAGGGCTACACCGATGAAGCCGACGCCGCGTTTCTCGAGGATCTCCTCGACCAGATGCAGAACGGACGAAGAGGGACGACGCGAGCGCAACAGTTCACGGAACCGCTCACCGCCATTCCGGAGGCCAGAGAGGTGGTTGCGGAGGGCGGCAGCGCGCCGACCCGCGGCGATCCCTTTTCGGAACTCCGCAGGCTGGTCGACCCGGAATATCAAGGGAGTGAATCGTGA
- a CDS encoding FtsK/SpoIIIE domain-containing protein, whose amino-acid sequence MLDFPARQAQEDYGFDIARAGHTALFGSPGYGKSTVLQTLVMNLAKTSTPEQVHVQLIDFGNNGLLPLTDLPHVADIVTLEEAEKLGKMLEAIADLLATRKSVFKEAGVGNLEQYQAKTGIALPLVVNVLDGYDNLTPNDRRKETIDSLLLQVLREGAALGITLVMSSSRVGGVRVNMLSNISTKLCLYLNDESELAQLMGRERLLQADLPGRGQVLLDAPTAIQFYLPARGQDSSETLAALEQQIATLNENWTGARPEKIPMVPRELTPQTLQSHRSREATPDTLLLGLNKSSATPEGFELYRAKSLAIFPETGRQAALLYPFLIASVVDAVADEDLVVIDAHDTLKPLLSSASSLYIGKTLLKSNAELVKTALTELIENGSPSRQCILINGITDVFERLLLPTDRVAELLSAGSATTQVIVLDLLSRVNGGFGLVGPLKDNVEQIMFGGDLGTQRFVDNLPLDVRRETHGKNVLHSLTDDELVQIVVPTIPESEE is encoded by the coding sequence GTGCTCGACTTCCCGGCCCGGCAGGCGCAGGAGGACTACGGGTTCGACATCGCCCGGGCCGGGCACACAGCCCTGTTCGGCAGCCCCGGATACGGCAAATCGACTGTGCTCCAGACCCTCGTGATGAACCTTGCGAAGACCAGCACTCCCGAACAGGTGCACGTGCAGCTCATCGACTTCGGGAACAACGGGCTGCTGCCGCTCACGGACCTGCCGCATGTCGCGGACATCGTCACGCTCGAGGAGGCCGAAAAGCTCGGCAAGATGCTGGAGGCGATCGCCGACCTTCTGGCGACCCGCAAGAGCGTGTTCAAAGAGGCCGGCGTCGGGAACCTGGAGCAGTACCAGGCGAAGACGGGAATCGCCCTGCCGCTGGTGGTGAACGTGCTCGACGGGTACGACAACCTCACTCCGAACGACCGCCGGAAAGAGACGATCGACTCCCTGCTGCTGCAGGTGCTGCGCGAAGGCGCAGCGCTCGGTATCACCCTCGTGATGAGCTCGAGCCGAGTCGGCGGCGTCCGCGTGAACATGCTGAGCAACATCTCGACGAAGCTGTGCCTCTACCTCAACGACGAGAGCGAGCTCGCACAGCTCATGGGACGCGAACGGCTGCTGCAGGCCGACCTCCCGGGCCGCGGCCAGGTGCTCCTCGACGCACCCACCGCGATCCAGTTCTACCTCCCCGCCCGCGGTCAGGACAGCTCCGAGACGCTCGCAGCGCTCGAACAGCAGATCGCAACGCTGAACGAGAACTGGACGGGTGCGCGGCCGGAGAAGATCCCCATGGTCCCGCGGGAGCTCACGCCGCAGACGTTGCAAAGCCACCGGTCCCGTGAGGCTACGCCTGACACGCTGTTGCTGGGTTTGAACAAGAGCAGCGCCACACCCGAAGGCTTTGAGCTGTACCGGGCCAAGTCCCTCGCGATCTTCCCCGAGACGGGGAGACAGGCTGCTTTGTTGTATCCCTTCCTGATCGCCAGCGTCGTGGACGCGGTGGCTGACGAGGACCTCGTCGTGATCGACGCGCATGACACGCTCAAGCCGCTCCTCAGCTCTGCTTCGTCGCTGTACATCGGGAAGACCCTGCTGAAGAGCAATGCCGAGCTGGTGAAGACGGCCCTCACGGAGCTGATCGAGAACGGCTCGCCGTCGAGGCAGTGCATCCTGATCAACGGCATAACGGACGTGTTCGAGCGGCTCCTACTCCCCACTGATCGGGTCGCGGAACTCCTCAGCGCCGGGAGCGCCACCACCCAGGTGATCGTTCTGGATCTCCTGTCCAGGGTGAACGGCGGTTTCGGCCTGGTCGGCCCGCTGAAAGACAACGTCGAGCAGATCATGTTCGGCGGCGACCTGGGCACGCAGCGCTTCGTCGACAACCTGCCGCTGGACGTCAGGAGGGAGACGCACGGCAAGAACGTGCTGCACTCCCTCACGGATGACGAACTCGTCCAGATCGTCGTCCCCACCATCCCAGAAAGCGAAGAGTGA
- the essC gene encoding type VII secretion protein EssC has product MSVFETEQTGAARQVALDSRLDAGQLRFLVYALDGRRATRLSLTDAHPFVDHGGHKLSVINDALYADGDRLGDGLHTVGDLTCLVISASQARTEFFTIDEGAEFVIGDVPYAGIRVEGSPFLIVRQRTVIVDAQDRLVYVDDAAVVGRQVFELTDGTVVLTEGFLLEKRPTQFKITHFRSHLEFDHSKALAQHPVSEFPPDFPDYRRSPKMNLDVDAAEFTLRGPDKPGTKPKNRIVRMLAPPLAMVGAMGATTMIMGNNPLMLIGMGLASVLTASFTVSQYIAEKKESEASASQAEEDYARYLVGAVAEVSRAHDDERRVLFFQQPNPRQLAEMVERYDPRIYERQRFNRDFLTVSLGLSDRPSALKVTSDVSEKDATAQGRHVSDLAAGFQTQRDAPTPISVSRQTIGLVGPPEIVTEYVQSLLFQTAFFHSYRDVNFVSLLSREAYATTWNSWRLLPHFTLHELNMRGLIHTEKLRDVVLNSFYQLLQKRRHLLKDAGTQKPQFAPHYVFTISDDRFLAGHGINELLAEDMSALGVTVIWCTEDAKLLPETVTALIQAPHLVRGELVTDNDVYVATPFAPHPLPSDLEHSLRRLSNLNHLEVERNAVPEALSLLEQYEVTTVDDLRIAERWARAEPNKSIASLIGWRGKADHVYWDLHERAHGPHALVGGTTGSGKSEFLTTYLIGLAINFSPEDVGMLIIDWKGGGIANTLDRLPHFMGAITNLDGAGTARALASIKAELTKRQREFAVYGVNSINAYMSLYKQRHDPRPEVTYPTKPLPHLVLVSDEFAELKANVPEFLDELTSVARIGRSLGVHLILATQKPSGVVNDQIEANSTSKIALKMAGEQDSNELLKTTDAAHITNPGRGYLKVGQNEVYELFQSGYAGVSYDPDAVVSERVDERIYTINDVGQYELFYDPDEDVEQGKGHQRSPLAARSDHRDHREHLPQRRRADHPRSAVAPESAGEHRNPRAGR; this is encoded by the coding sequence ATGAGCGTGTTCGAGACGGAGCAGACCGGAGCAGCTCGGCAGGTCGCCCTCGATTCACGGCTCGATGCGGGCCAGCTGCGCTTTCTCGTCTATGCGCTCGACGGCCGGCGAGCCACCAGGCTCTCCCTCACCGACGCGCATCCGTTCGTCGACCATGGCGGTCACAAGCTCAGCGTGATCAACGACGCACTGTACGCGGACGGCGACCGGCTCGGCGATGGCCTGCACACCGTGGGCGACCTCACCTGCCTGGTGATCTCCGCTTCACAGGCCCGCACCGAGTTCTTCACCATCGACGAGGGTGCGGAGTTCGTCATCGGCGATGTGCCCTACGCCGGGATCAGGGTGGAGGGCTCACCGTTTCTGATCGTGCGTCAGCGCACAGTGATCGTCGACGCGCAGGACCGGCTCGTGTACGTGGACGACGCGGCGGTCGTGGGCAGGCAGGTCTTCGAGCTCACCGACGGGACGGTGGTGCTGACCGAAGGCTTCCTGCTCGAGAAACGCCCGACGCAGTTCAAGATCACGCACTTTCGCTCCCACCTCGAGTTCGATCACTCGAAAGCCCTGGCCCAGCACCCGGTGAGCGAGTTCCCGCCGGATTTCCCGGACTATCGGCGTTCCCCGAAGATGAATCTCGACGTCGACGCAGCCGAGTTCACACTGCGCGGCCCCGACAAACCGGGCACGAAGCCGAAGAACCGCATCGTGCGGATGCTGGCGCCGCCGCTCGCGATGGTCGGGGCGATGGGCGCGACCACGATGATCATGGGCAACAACCCGCTGATGCTGATCGGGATGGGGCTCGCGAGCGTGCTGACCGCCTCGTTCACGGTGTCGCAGTACATCGCGGAGAAGAAGGAGTCCGAAGCCTCGGCGTCGCAGGCCGAGGAGGACTACGCCCGGTACCTGGTCGGAGCGGTGGCCGAGGTCTCCCGCGCGCACGACGACGAACGCCGGGTGCTGTTCTTTCAGCAGCCGAACCCTCGGCAGCTCGCTGAGATGGTCGAGCGATACGACCCCAGAATCTACGAGCGCCAGCGTTTCAACAGAGACTTTCTGACTGTCTCGCTAGGCCTGTCCGATCGCCCATCCGCACTGAAGGTGACCTCGGATGTGAGCGAGAAGGACGCCACCGCGCAGGGGCGGCATGTGTCGGACCTCGCGGCAGGGTTCCAGACGCAGCGCGATGCACCGACCCCGATCAGTGTCTCGAGGCAGACGATCGGGCTGGTCGGGCCGCCTGAGATCGTCACCGAGTACGTGCAGTCCCTGCTCTTCCAGACCGCGTTCTTCCACTCCTATCGCGATGTGAACTTCGTAAGCCTGCTCTCCCGCGAAGCGTATGCGACGACATGGAATTCATGGAGGCTGTTGCCCCACTTCACACTGCACGAGCTCAACATGCGCGGCCTGATCCATACGGAGAAGCTTCGAGACGTCGTGCTGAACAGCTTCTATCAGCTCCTCCAGAAGCGCCGGCATCTTCTGAAGGACGCCGGGACGCAGAAGCCGCAGTTCGCGCCGCACTACGTGTTCACGATCTCCGATGATCGCTTTCTGGCCGGACACGGGATCAACGAACTCCTCGCCGAAGACATGAGTGCGCTCGGGGTGACCGTGATCTGGTGCACCGAGGACGCGAAACTCCTGCCGGAGACCGTGACAGCACTCATCCAGGCGCCGCACCTGGTGCGAGGCGAGCTGGTCACGGACAACGACGTCTACGTCGCGACGCCATTCGCTCCGCATCCTCTTCCGAGCGATCTGGAGCATTCGCTTCGGAGACTGTCGAACCTGAACCACCTCGAGGTCGAGAGGAACGCGGTGCCGGAGGCCCTGAGCCTGCTCGAACAGTACGAGGTGACGACCGTCGACGACCTGCGGATCGCCGAACGATGGGCCCGGGCCGAGCCGAACAAGTCCATCGCCTCGCTGATCGGGTGGCGGGGCAAAGCCGACCATGTGTACTGGGATCTGCATGAGCGAGCCCACGGCCCCCACGCCCTCGTGGGCGGCACGACGGGTTCGGGGAAGTCGGAGTTCCTGACCACCTACCTGATCGGTCTCGCGATCAACTTCTCCCCCGAAGACGTCGGCATGCTCATCATCGACTGGAAGGGCGGCGGGATCGCCAACACGCTCGACCGGCTGCCGCACTTCATGGGCGCGATCACGAACCTCGACGGCGCCGGCACGGCGCGTGCACTCGCAAGCATCAAGGCGGAGCTCACGAAGCGACAGCGCGAGTTCGCCGTGTACGGCGTGAACAGCATCAACGCCTACATGAGCCTGTACAAACAGCGCCACGACCCGAGGCCCGAGGTCACCTACCCGACGAAACCGTTGCCCCACCTGGTTCTCGTCTCCGACGAGTTCGCGGAGCTCAAAGCGAATGTGCCGGAGTTCCTCGACGAGCTCACCTCGGTGGCGCGGATCGGCCGAAGCCTCGGCGTTCACCTGATCCTTGCGACGCAGAAGCCCAGCGGCGTGGTCAACGACCAGATCGAGGCCAACTCGACGTCGAAGATCGCGTTGAAGATGGCCGGCGAGCAGGACTCGAACGAGTTGCTGAAGACCACCGATGCCGCTCACATCACCAACCCGGGGCGCGGCTACCTGAAGGTCGGGCAGAACGAGGTCTACGAACTCTTCCAGAGCGGCTACGCCGGTGTGTCCTACGACCCCGACGCGGTGGTGTCGGAGCGGGTCGATGAGCGCATCTACACGATCAACGACGTCGGCCAGTACGAACTGTTCTATGATCCCGACGAAGACGTCGAGCAGGGGAAAGGACACCAGCGATCTCCCCTCGCAGCTCGAAGCGATCATCGAGACCATCGCGAACATCTTCCACAGCGACGACGCGCTGACCACCCCCGATCGGCCGTGGCTCCCGAATCTGCCGGAGAGCATCGCAACCCCCGAGCCGGGCGATGA
- the essB gene encoding type VII secretion protein EssB, whose translation MRIERDGTVLDLDAHGGVLRVDVSKNGYDGECLGVIRRYVDAQETETGLTFEYALGDGEISFSEAVGRATTRLDRLSLAQKLVACVGYRGGFRVPVIHPDNVYLNGELLRVVHCGLQGMLAPTAFDEDLFLRSLQAMVLHVFRPKLAIEQILDGAKALRDQFSTSVWQTTTTEQLFAFIDAQLTAEKSAVAAARVSVSKRRYSWYRIAGVAGVTAGLVAGGFAWQAEGRNRLQTAVVAAQARFLATDYAGTLGELEDFGAASLPASAKYVLAVSSINLNDLTTTQKQAILNNISEKSDDVTLNYWIAIGRGEFEQALDFAQNLGDDQLTLLAYTDLYQATKLNTQMAGDKKQGLLDKYAEAIDELTAQLAGTDSEAAQG comes from the coding sequence ATGCGCATTGAGAGAGACGGCACCGTCCTCGACCTTGACGCCCATGGTGGCGTTCTCCGTGTCGACGTGTCCAAGAACGGCTATGACGGGGAGTGCCTCGGCGTGATCCGCCGGTACGTCGACGCACAGGAGACGGAGACCGGGCTCACGTTCGAGTACGCGCTCGGCGACGGCGAGATCAGCTTCAGCGAGGCTGTCGGCCGGGCGACGACCCGGCTTGACCGGCTGTCCCTGGCGCAGAAGCTCGTCGCGTGCGTCGGCTACCGCGGCGGTTTCCGAGTGCCGGTGATCCACCCGGACAACGTCTACCTCAACGGCGAGCTGCTGCGGGTGGTGCACTGCGGCCTCCAGGGCATGCTCGCCCCGACGGCGTTCGATGAGGACCTGTTCCTCCGGTCGCTGCAGGCGATGGTGCTGCACGTCTTCCGCCCGAAGCTGGCCATCGAGCAGATCCTCGACGGGGCGAAGGCTCTTCGGGATCAGTTCTCGACCTCCGTGTGGCAGACGACCACGACCGAGCAGCTCTTCGCGTTCATCGACGCGCAGCTCACGGCCGAGAAGTCAGCGGTCGCAGCCGCCAGGGTGAGCGTGTCGAAACGGCGCTATTCCTGGTACCGCATCGCAGGAGTCGCGGGCGTCACCGCCGGTCTGGTCGCCGGGGGGTTCGCGTGGCAGGCCGAGGGCCGGAATCGCCTCCAGACCGCCGTCGTCGCGGCACAGGCGCGCTTCCTCGCGACCGACTACGCGGGGACGCTCGGCGAGCTGGAGGACTTCGGCGCGGCCTCGCTGCCGGCGTCCGCGAAGTACGTGCTGGCCGTTTCGAGCATCAACCTCAACGACCTCACGACGACGCAGAAGCAGGCGATCCTCAACAATATCTCCGAGAAGTCCGACGACGTCACTCTGAACTACTGGATCGCGATCGGCCGCGGGGAGTTCGAGCAGGCGCTCGATTTCGCGCAGAACCTCGGCGACGACCAGCTCACGCTGCTGGCATACACCGACCTGTACCAGGCGACCAAGCTCAACACCCAGATGGCCGGCGATAAGAAGCAGGGCCTCCTCGACAAGTACGCCGAAGCGATCGACGAGTTGACGGCGCAGCTCGCGGGTACGGACAGCGAGGCCGCGCAGGGATGA
- a CDS encoding EsaB/YukD family protein → MIEITLTFLDKQIDLLVPGEVTFDRLQRLIGEAFAARGQALPEGFSLALEGKDLAVSRYDVIGSFGIGNGDRLQITTKS, encoded by the coding sequence ATGATCGAGATCACCCTGACCTTCCTGGACAAGCAGATCGATCTGCTCGTACCCGGCGAGGTCACCTTCGACCGACTGCAGCGATTGATCGGGGAGGCGTTCGCCGCGAGAGGCCAGGCGTTGCCGGAGGGTTTCTCGCTCGCACTCGAAGGCAAGGACCTCGCGGTGAGCCGGTACGACGTCATCGGGTCATTCGGTATCGGCAACGGCGATCGCCTGCAGATTACGACGAAGAGTTGA
- a CDS encoding WXG100 family type VII secretion target, with the protein MGQISVTPEELKQQAQVYTRSKEEIEQAIQKVNQMNSTIAEQWKGQAFQAYLEQYNQLHGSVKKFEELLVNINEQLNKYADTIAERDAQDAQSFGF; encoded by the coding sequence ATGGGTCAGATCAGCGTCACACCGGAAGAACTGAAGCAGCAGGCTCAGGTCTACACGCGCTCGAAGGAAGAGATCGAGCAGGCGATCCAGAAGGTGAACCAGATGAACTCGACCATCGCCGAGCAGTGGAAGGGCCAGGCGTTCCAGGCGTACCTCGAGCAGTACAACCAGTTGCACGGGAGCGTGAAGAAGTTCGAGGAGCTGCTGGTGAACATCAACGAGCAGCTCAACAAGTACGCCGACACCATCGCCGAGCGTGACGCGCAGGATGCGCAGAGCTTCGGTTTCTAG
- a CDS encoding ABC transporter ATP-binding protein, which yields MSTAPAPTSIAPAVQVSGVTKRFGSFTAIDDVSLTIKPGRIHGLLGRNGAGKTTLMQLITGQDFVTSGDIRVFGEKPTENARVLQNICFIKESQRYPEDFQPKHVLRSAPWFFENWDADFADRLVDEFRLPLNRRIKKLSRGQLSAVGVIVGLASRAPLTFFDEPYLGLDAVARQLFYDRLLEDFAEHPRTVVLSTHLIDEVANLLEHVVVIDQGRILMDDDAEALRTSATTVVGPRTAVDAFVGGREVLHRDGLGGLASVTVSGLGAAERAEAASAGLELAPVSLQQLIVRKTNVRETEFEQSA from the coding sequence ATGAGCACGGCCCCCGCCCCGACCTCCATCGCCCCGGCGGTGCAGGTGTCGGGAGTGACCAAGCGGTTCGGATCGTTCACGGCGATCGACGACGTGTCCCTCACCATCAAGCCCGGCCGCATCCACGGCCTCCTCGGGCGCAACGGCGCAGGCAAGACCACGCTGATGCAGCTCATCACCGGCCAGGACTTCGTCACCAGCGGCGACATCCGGGTGTTCGGCGAGAAGCCGACCGAGAACGCGCGCGTCCTCCAGAACATCTGCTTCATCAAGGAGAGCCAGCGGTACCCCGAGGACTTCCAGCCCAAGCACGTGCTCCGCAGCGCGCCCTGGTTCTTCGAGAACTGGGACGCGGACTTCGCCGACCGGCTCGTGGACGAGTTCCGGCTCCCGCTCAACCGGCGGATCAAGAAGCTCTCCCGCGGCCAGCTCTCGGCCGTCGGCGTCATCGTCGGCCTGGCCTCCCGGGCCCCGCTGACCTTCTTCGACGAGCCGTATCTGGGCCTGGATGCAGTCGCCCGGCAGCTGTTCTACGACCGGCTGCTGGAGGACTTCGCCGAGCACCCGCGGACGGTGGTGCTCTCCACGCACCTGATCGACGAGGTCGCCAACCTCCTGGAGCACGTCGTCGTCATCGACCAGGGCCGCATCCTGATGGACGACGACGCGGAGGCCCTGCGCACGTCGGCCACCACGGTCGTCGGCCCGCGCACCGCGGTCGACGCCTTCGTCGGCGGCCGCGAGGTGCTGCACCGCGACGGCCTCGGCGGCCTGGCCTCCGTGACCGTCTCCGGGCTCGGCGCCGCCGAACGCGCCGAGGCCGCCTCCGCGGGACTCGAGCTCGCGCCGGTGTCCCTCCAGCAACTCATCGTCCGCAAGACCAACGTCCGTGAGACAGAATTCGAGCAGAGCGCATGA
- a CDS encoding GntR family transcriptional regulator, with the protein MIEEGKPIFVQIAEQIENDIIEGVYPPETQVPSTNEFAAFYRINPATAGKGVNLLVDEGVLYKKRGIGMFVSDGARERLVAKRRDAFRDEYLRPLLAEAAKLGIGPDQLSQMIQKEGVSA; encoded by the coding sequence ATGATCGAAGAAGGCAAGCCGATCTTCGTCCAGATCGCCGAGCAGATCGAGAACGACATCATCGAGGGCGTCTACCCGCCCGAGACGCAGGTGCCGTCCACGAACGAGTTCGCGGCCTTCTACCGGATCAACCCGGCCACGGCCGGCAAAGGCGTCAACCTCCTCGTCGACGAGGGGGTCCTCTACAAGAAGCGAGGCATCGGCATGTTCGTCTCCGACGGCGCGCGCGAACGGCTCGTCGCCAAACGGCGCGACGCCTTCCGCGACGAATACCTCCGGCCCCTGCTCGCCGAGGCGGCGAAGCTCGGGATCGGCCCCGACCAGCTCAGCCAGATGATCCAGAAGGAAGGAGTCAGCGCATGA
- a CDS encoding amidase, whose protein sequence is MHAFCQGNSVVPVELHEMTALALWQELQAGRVSPRELASHYLDRIEWLNPQLGAFVTVTRERALQRADEVAERVPKTAPLWGLPSGDKDLWMRAGVPTGFGSRVMAGFVPDRSDEIVETLDAAGAVSLGKTNAPEFGLPAYTESLAAPPARNPWNPELGAGGSSGGAAVAVASGMLPFAPGSDGGGSVRIPAAACGLVGLKPSRGLVPAGSGIDSLAGLVVDGPLARTTADAALLLDGMIAKVGGRIDHHYALRAPYDDDGPFLGTAIRGEGRFQLGVMTTSAWDDAYDIVVSPEARSALDTAVDAFAAMGHGVEETALEPDPTYAPAFRTIWQAGAARIPAEGEALALLEPLTAWLVQRGRSILARELSEALSALTAYERSFIRQLASFDAVLTPALALTPRPVGWYDQEDGERNFEQQVLYTPFTSMLNVTGLPAIVLPVAQTENGLPMGVQLIGRPGGERTLLSLAAQLERRLHWDTRRPPLW, encoded by the coding sequence ATGCACGCATTTTGTCAAGGGAATAGCGTGGTCCCCGTGGAACTCCATGAGATGACGGCGCTGGCGTTGTGGCAGGAACTGCAGGCGGGACGGGTGTCGCCGCGGGAGCTGGCCTCCCACTACCTCGACCGCATTGAGTGGCTGAACCCGCAGCTCGGCGCGTTCGTCACCGTCACCCGCGAGCGCGCGCTGCAGCGGGCCGACGAGGTCGCGGAGCGGGTGCCGAAGACGGCGCCGCTGTGGGGCCTGCCGTCCGGAGACAAAGACCTCTGGATGCGCGCGGGCGTGCCGACGGGCTTCGGATCGCGGGTGATGGCGGGCTTCGTCCCCGATCGCTCCGACGAGATCGTGGAGACCCTGGACGCCGCGGGCGCTGTGAGCCTGGGCAAGACCAACGCGCCTGAGTTCGGCCTCCCCGCCTACACCGAGTCGCTCGCTGCGCCGCCCGCCCGCAACCCGTGGAATCCCGAGCTCGGCGCCGGCGGGTCGAGCGGAGGGGCGGCCGTCGCGGTGGCGAGCGGGATGCTGCCGTTCGCGCCCGGCTCCGACGGCGGAGGGTCGGTGCGCATCCCGGCCGCCGCGTGCGGGCTGGTCGGGCTCAAGCCGTCGCGGGGCCTGGTCCCGGCGGGGAGCGGCATCGACTCGCTCGCCGGGCTCGTCGTGGACGGGCCGCTGGCGCGCACCACGGCGGACGCGGCGCTGCTGCTCGACGGGATGATCGCCAAGGTCGGCGGCCGCATCGACCACCACTACGCGTTGCGGGCGCCCTACGACGACGACGGACCCTTCCTCGGCACGGCGATCCGCGGGGAGGGGCGGTTCCAGCTCGGCGTGATGACGACCTCCGCGTGGGACGACGCCTACGACATCGTGGTCTCGCCGGAGGCCCGGTCGGCGCTCGACACGGCGGTCGACGCGTTCGCGGCGATGGGTCACGGCGTCGAGGAGACCGCGCTGGAGCCCGACCCGACCTACGCCCCTGCGTTCCGGACGATCTGGCAGGCGGGCGCCGCGCGCATCCCCGCCGAGGGGGAGGCGCTCGCCCTGCTGGAGCCGCTGACGGCCTGGCTCGTGCAGCGCGGCCGGAGCATCCTCGCCCGCGAGCTGAGCGAGGCGCTGAGCGCGCTGACCGCGTACGAGCGCTCGTTCATCCGGCAGCTCGCGTCGTTCGACGCCGTGCTGACGCCGGCGCTCGCGCTCACGCCGCGCCCGGTCGGCTGGTACGACCAGGAGGACGGCGAACGCAACTTCGAGCAGCAGGTGCTCTACACGCCGTTCACCTCGATGCTGAATGTGACCGGCCTCCCCGCGATCGTCCTGCCCGTCGCGCAGACGGAGAACGGCCTCCCGATGGGCGTGCAGCTCATCGGCCGCCCAGGGGGAGAGCGCACCCTCCTCTCCCTGGCCGCCCAGCTCGAACGCCGCCTCCACTGGGACACCCGCCGCCCACCCCTCTGGTAA
- a CDS encoding aspartate aminotransferase family protein, with protein MDYAFRPVLGEAAVLAGRWLDGVRDGTIPPTADVEAVKDALGRRLPERGPAATEVLRQLAAAVEPGLIRMHSPRFHGWVIGGAQPVALGADWLVAAWDQNTALRAVTPGVIAAEELAAEWMLDLLGLPSAAEVGYVTGATVANLVGLICGRDETLRRAGWDARADGLAGGPRVRLLVGAERHGSIDSAAMLAGLGAGRPVAADDQGRIRVDALREALAEGDGPAVVCLQAGNVHSGAFDPLADAIEVAHEAGAWVHVDGAFGLWAAAAPGLRHLTDGMATADSWATDAHKTLNVPYDSGVAIVAHPEALHASMAQHAAYLAAMSGASDPEDRVPELSRRARGVPVYATLAQLGREGVADLVQGLADAATTIAEGLATIPGARVLNDVVYTQVCAAFGDDDRTRRVGEALRQGGVALASPSEWHGRAVLRFSVSNWLTDRVEAGRTLDAVREAAASV; from the coding sequence GTGGACTATGCGTTCCGCCCGGTGCTCGGCGAAGCCGCCGTGCTCGCGGGGCGATGGCTGGACGGCGTGCGCGACGGGACCATCCCGCCGACCGCCGACGTCGAGGCGGTGAAGGATGCGCTGGGCCGGCGGCTGCCCGAACGCGGCCCGGCGGCCACCGAGGTGCTGCGGCAGCTCGCGGCAGCCGTCGAGCCTGGACTGATCCGGATGCACTCGCCACGCTTCCACGGCTGGGTGATCGGCGGCGCGCAGCCCGTCGCCCTCGGCGCCGACTGGCTGGTCGCGGCGTGGGACCAGAACACCGCCCTGCGCGCCGTCACCCCCGGCGTGATCGCGGCGGAGGAGCTCGCCGCCGAGTGGATGCTCGACCTGCTCGGCCTGCCCTCCGCGGCGGAGGTCGGCTACGTCACCGGGGCGACCGTCGCGAACCTCGTCGGCCTGATCTGCGGCCGCGACGAGACGTTGCGGCGCGCCGGCTGGGACGCGCGAGCGGACGGCCTGGCCGGAGGCCCGCGGGTGCGCCTGCTGGTCGGCGCCGAGCGCCACGGCTCGATCGACAGCGCCGCGATGCTCGCCGGCCTGGGCGCGGGACGCCCCGTCGCCGCCGACGACCAGGGGCGGATCCGTGTCGACGCGCTGCGGGAGGCGCTCGCCGAGGGCGACGGCCCGGCGGTCGTCTGCCTCCAGGCGGGCAACGTCCACTCCGGCGCGTTCGACCCGCTGGCCGACGCCATCGAGGTCGCGCACGAGGCGGGCGCGTGGGTCCACGTCGACGGCGCGTTCGGGCTGTGGGCCGCGGCGGCGCCGGGCCTCCGTCACCTCACCGACGGGATGGCGACCGCCGACTCCTGGGCGACCGACGCGCACAAGACGCTCAACGTCCCGTACGACAGCGGCGTCGCGATCGTCGCTCACCCGGAGGCGCTGCACGCCTCGATGGCCCAGCACGCGGCCTACCTCGCGGCGATGTCCGGCGCGTCCGATCCCGAAGACCGGGTTCCGGAACTCAGCCGCCGGGCACGCGGAGTGCCGGTGTACGCGACGCTGGCCCAGCTCGGCCGGGAGGGTGTCGCCGACCTCGTCCAGGGCCTCGCCGACGCGGCCACGACGATCGCCGAGGGCCTCGCGACCATCCCGGGCGCGCGTGTGCTCAACGACGTCGTCTATACGCAGGTCTGCGCCGCGTTCGGCGACGACGACCGCACCCGCCGGGTGGGGGAAGCGCTGCGGCAGGGCGGCGTCGCGCTCGCGTCGCCGTCCGAGTGGCACGGGAGGGCGGTGCTGCGGTTCTCGGTCAGCAACTGGCTCACCGACCGTGTGGAGGCCGGACGCACGCTGGACGCGGTGCGGGAGGCTGCGGCGAGCGTCTAG